The Streptomyces sp. NBC_01268 genome segment GAGCGGAGTCGACTGTTGTGCGCCTCGGCGGGATTCTTTCCGCAGGACGCTTGTGCACGCCCCCGGGGAGGGGCACGCTCCTCGTATGAACACAGCCAGGCACGCCAGTGAACGCCTGATGAGCTGGCCCTCGCTGATCGCCGACCGCGCGCCCTGCGGCGCCGAGCTCGGACTGCGCACCGCGACGCAGGAGATCGTGCACTTCCACGGTGAACACGAGGCCGACGTCCACCTCACCCGTGCCATGATCGCCCGGCTGCGCCCGGCCCTCCTCGGGTCGAGCGCGCTGCGCCTGCGGGCCGGCTCCGGCTGGGTGACGGTCCGTCTGGACATGGGCTCGGACATCGACCTGCTGGCCACGCTGGTGAGCGCGGCCCTCCAGGCGACCGGCGAGCCCTATCCGGCCCACGACCCGGCCCCGGACCACTGCACGCGCACCCGCATACGCTGCTGACGAGCCGCCCGGGCGCTAGCCCACCGGGAAGATCATGCACGTGCTCGTCGCGTGACCGAGCAGCCGGTCCTGGGCGTCGTACAGGCCCGCCTCGGCGAGCGCCGTGCGCCGGCCCTGGCTGAGGACCGTGCCGATCGCGCGGACCTTGCCGGTGTCCTTGGTGATCGGCCGCAGGAATCGGGTCGACAGGTCCAGCGAGGTGTACGCCATGCCCTGGGGGAGCGTGGAGTGCACCGCGCAGCCGGCCGCCGAGTCGAGCAGCGTCGCGTACACGCCCCCGTGCACGCTGCCGATCGGGTTGTAGTGCTCCTCGCCCGGCTCGAAGCCGAACACGGCCCGGCCGTGCTCCACCTCGTCCAGGCCGAAGCCCATCAGGGCGCCGAGCGGAGCCGCGGGGAGGCGGCCCGCGGCGATCTCGCGCAGGAAGTCCAGTCCCGCCATCCTGCCCGCGGCGTCCGCGGTGGCCGCCGCGTCCTGCCAGTGCACCGTCCGTGACCGCTCCATCGTGCTTCCTTCCGCCGGGGCCCGTCGGTGGCCCGGAGTGCCCGTGATCCTTTGATTCCCACCTGACTTCGAAGATCGAAGCTAGAGGGGGTCTCGGCTGACTGTCAACATCGCAGCCAGCTGACTAGAGTGTGACGATGCAGTACCTGGAGATGGACACCGAGAACTGCCCGGTCCGCCGCGCGCTCGACGTCGTCGGCGAGAAGTGGTCCCTGCTGATCCTGCGGGACGCCTTCAACGGGGTGCGCCGCTACGACGACTTCCGCCGCCACCTCGGACTCTCCGAGGCCGTCCTCGCCGACCGGCTCCGCAAGCTGGTCGCCGCCGGCATCCTCCGCGTCGAGCCCTACCGCGAGCCCGGCGCGCGCACCCGCTCCCAGTACCGCCTGACACCCAAGGGACGTGACCTGTGGCCCGTCCTGCTCGCCCTCAAGCAGTGGGGCGACAGCCACGCCGGAGACCCCGCCGGCACCCCCCTGGACATCCGCCACACCGAATGCGGCGCCCCCGTCCGCGTCGAGGTCGTCTGCACCTCCGAGGAGCGCGCGACCCTCACCCCCCGCGAGGTGACCGTCCGCCCCGGCCCCGCCGCCCGCCCCCGCCACCCCTGACCCACGCGAGCACGCTCCGCCGCTCCCGACCGCCCGGCCCCGACCGGTCCCGACTCCACCCGATCGGCGGCATGCCGGACGGGTTCGGCCGACGAGCGGGGTACTCGACGAGACATGCCCCCCACTTCCGGTGCGCCGCACGACAGAGCCCCCGCCGAGCACGGCCACTGGTTCCACCGGCTCCACGAACGCGTCCTCGCCTCACCGGTCGGACTCGCCTGGAACCGCGGGCGCGAGATGGAACTCATGCACCGCGCCATGGGGTTCGCCGCACTCAGCCTCCTCACCCTCGTCCCCCTCCTCATCGTCGTGGCCGCCGCCGACCTCGCCAGCGGCCAGGGCTTCGCCCGCTGGCTCATCCAGGGGCTGGGCGTCTCCCAGGTCTCCCAGGAAGAGGTCGAGCGGCTCTTCGGCCAGCCGGGGCAGGCCCTCCAGCGCACCACCGCCTTCGGTCTCGCCGCCCTCGCCGCCTTCGGCGTGACCTTCGGCTCGGCCGTCCAGACCGGCTACGAACGGGTCTGGGACCTGCCCACCGCCCGCTGGCACACCATGTGGCGCCACGTCGTCTGGCTCGCCGTCCTCGTCGCGGCCCTGCTCCTCTTCGTCGCCAACCCGGCCCCCGAGGACTCGCCCGCCGGCGTCACCGTCCTCGTCGCCCTCGGCGACCTCGTCGGCACCTTCCTCTTCTTCTGGTGGTCCCAGCGCTTCCTCCTCTGCGGCCGCATCCGCTGGCGCGCCCTGCTGCCCGGCGCCGTCCTGACCGCCCTCGGCCTCCTCGGCCTGCGGGTCTTCTCCCAGTTCGTCTTCTCCCCGCTCATCGCCTCCAACGCCGTCACCTACGGCCAGTTCGGCACCGTCCTCGTCCTGCAGTCCTGGCTCGTCGGCGTCGGCTTCGTCGTGTATGGGGGCGCCCTCGCCGGCCGCCTCGTCCACGAGTACCTCCTCCCGCGCCGCCTGCGCCGCGCCGCGCGCGACACGGTCGGCCCCGGCCCCCGGCGCCGCTGAGCTCACTGGTCCCGGTGCTGCACCGAGAACACCGTCACCGCCGCGGCGGCCAGCGCCCACGCCCCGTACACCAGCCACGCCCCGCCGACCGTCCAGGGGAACGGCGCGGGCCAGTCGCCGATCTGCAGCAGCCGCTGCCAGGCCTTCTGTGGCTGCAGGTGGGCCAGCACCGCCGACCAGTGACGCTTCTCGCTGATCACGGCCGGCACCACCAGGAGCAGCACCACACTCGACACGATCGTCGACGCGCTGTTGCGCAGCAGCGTCCCGAGCGCCATCCCCACCAGCGCACTCACCGGCGCGAGCAGCGCCGACGCCACCACGATCCGCACGGCTCCGGGATGGCTGATCGGCAGGCCGACGCCGTGGACCGACAGAATGGCCTGACTCGCCCAGAACGACATCCCGGCGACCACCAGGCCGAAGCCGGTCATCACCGCCGTCACCACACCGACCTTCGCGGCCATCACCGAGCGACGGGCCGGCACCGCGGCGAAGGTCGTGCGGATCTGCCCGCTGCCGTACTCGCCGACCACCGTCATCGCGCCCATCGAGGCGGTCGCGAGGATCAGCACCATCCCCGCGTTCCCCGTGAACGCGTCCAGCAGCGCCATGCCCTCCCGGACGAACTGCGCCTGACTCTCGGCGTCGTACGCCGTCCAGTACCGGTAGTGGTCCCAGGCCTGGCCCGCGTTGAACCCGATCACCACCAGCGCGCCCAGGAGCAGCGACCAGCCGGTCGAGCGCAGCGACCACAGCTTGAGCCACTCGGACGCCAGCAGGTCACGGAAGCGGGCGCGGGGGTCCGCCACGGGAAGGGCGAGCGCGGTCATCGGACGTCTCCTGCCAGGTACTCGACGCTGTCGGCGGTCAGTTCCATGAATGCCTCCTCCAAGGAGGACGTGCGGGTCGTCAGCTGGTGCAGCGGCACCCGGTGGCCGAGGGCGAGGTCGCCGATCCGGGCGGCGCTCAGCCCCGTCACCGTGAGGAGCCCGCCGTCCTCCGCCTCCACCGCCGCGCCCTCCGCGACGAGCAGGGCGCTCAGCGCCTCGGCCGCGGGCGTGCCGACCGTGACGCTCAGTCGCGTGCCGCGCGCCGCGAACGCGGTGAGGCTCTCCGCCGCGATGAGCGCACCGCGGCCGACCACCACGAGGTCGTCAGCGGTGTGCTCCATCTCGCTCATCAGATGACTGGAGACGAAGACCGTGCGCCCCTCGGCCGCCAGCCGTCGGAACAGGCCCCGCACCCACTTCACACCCTCCGGGTCCAGGCCGTTCAACGGCTCGTCGAAGAGCAGCACCGGCGGATCGCCCAGCAGCGCCGCGGCGATCCCCAACCGCTGCCGCATGCCCAGCGAATAGCCCCCGATCCTGCGCCGGGCGGCGCCCGCGAGCCCGACCTCTTCGAGGAGTGCGTCGACCCGGGCCCGCGGGATCCGGTTGCTCCGCGCGAGTATCCCCAGATGCGCCCGGGCCGTCCGGCCGCCGTGCACGTCCCCCGCGTCGAGCAGGGCACCCACGTGCCGCAGGCCGCGGGGCAGCGCGCGGAACGGGCGACCGGACACGGTCACCGAACCGCCGGTCGGCGCGTGCAGCCCGAGGATCATCCGCAGCGTGGTGCTCTTGCCCGCCCCGTTGGGCCCGAGGAAGCCCGTCACCCGGCCCGGGTGGACGGTGAACGTGAGTGAATCGACGGCGGTCGTGGCGCCGTACCGCTTGGTGAGGTCCCTGACTTCGATCATGACACCACCGTGCCGCCCGGACCCCACCACCCACATCGGACCACGGACGACATTCCCGCCCGACCGTTGTCACCCCAGGGTGTACCCCTCAGGGTCAATGTGCCGGACCCGCCCCGCGTCTACGATCACCGTATGTCCGCCACCCCGCCTCCACCGGCGCTGAAACGGCTGCCGCCGGGCGCTTTGGCGGCCGCCGGCTGGGCCGCCGGCCTGCTGTTCACCCTGCTGCTCCGGCTCCGGCTGCCAGGCCAGCGATCCGCCGACGTCCCGGCCGGCGTGTTCATCGCCCGCTGGGACGGCATCTCGATCCTCGCCCTCTCCACCCTCCTCGCGCTGAGCGGTTGCGCCCTCCTCGCCCGGCGGCCGCTGACCGCGGTCGCCTTGCTGCTCGCCGCCGCGGCGGCAGCCTCCTTCCCCCTCGGCGTGGGCGAGATCCCTCTCGCCCAGTTCCTCGCCGTCGACGTCGCGCTCTACGCGGTCGCCGCGACCCGCCCGGCGCGCGCCGGGACGGCAGCCCTGC includes the following:
- a CDS encoding luciferase domain-containing protein; this translates as MNTARHASERLMSWPSLIADRAPCGAELGLRTATQEIVHFHGEHEADVHLTRAMIARLRPALLGSSALRLRAGSGWVTVRLDMGSDIDLLATLVSAALQATGEPYPAHDPAPDHCTRTRIRC
- a CDS encoding PaaI family thioesterase: MERSRTVHWQDAAATADAAGRMAGLDFLREIAAGRLPAAPLGALMGFGLDEVEHGRAVFGFEPGEEHYNPIGSVHGGVYATLLDSAAGCAVHSTLPQGMAYTSLDLSTRFLRPITKDTGKVRAIGTVLSQGRRTALAEAGLYDAQDRLLGHATSTCMIFPVG
- a CDS encoding winged helix-turn-helix transcriptional regulator — translated: MQYLEMDTENCPVRRALDVVGEKWSLLILRDAFNGVRRYDDFRRHLGLSEAVLADRLRKLVAAGILRVEPYREPGARTRSQYRLTPKGRDLWPVLLALKQWGDSHAGDPAGTPLDIRHTECGAPVRVEVVCTSEERATLTPREVTVRPGPAARPRHP
- a CDS encoding YhjD/YihY/BrkB family envelope integrity protein yields the protein MPPTSGAPHDRAPAEHGHWFHRLHERVLASPVGLAWNRGREMELMHRAMGFAALSLLTLVPLLIVVAAADLASGQGFARWLIQGLGVSQVSQEEVERLFGQPGQALQRTTAFGLAALAAFGVTFGSAVQTGYERVWDLPTARWHTMWRHVVWLAVLVAALLLFVANPAPEDSPAGVTVLVALGDLVGTFLFFWWSQRFLLCGRIRWRALLPGAVLTALGLLGLRVFSQFVFSPLIASNAVTYGQFGTVLVLQSWLVGVGFVVYGGALAGRLVHEYLLPRRLRRAARDTVGPGPRRR
- a CDS encoding ABC transporter permease, which gives rise to MTALALPVADPRARFRDLLASEWLKLWSLRSTGWSLLLGALVVIGFNAGQAWDHYRYWTAYDAESQAQFVREGMALLDAFTGNAGMVLILATASMGAMTVVGEYGSGQIRTTFAAVPARRSVMAAKVGVVTAVMTGFGLVVAGMSFWASQAILSVHGVGLPISHPGAVRIVVASALLAPVSALVGMALGTLLRNSASTIVSSVVLLLVVPAVISEKRHWSAVLAHLQPQKAWQRLLQIGDWPAPFPWTVGGAWLVYGAWALAAAAVTVFSVQHRDQ
- a CDS encoding ABC transporter ATP-binding protein — its product is MIEVRDLTKRYGATTAVDSLTFTVHPGRVTGFLGPNGAGKSTTLRMILGLHAPTGGSVTVSGRPFRALPRGLRHVGALLDAGDVHGGRTARAHLGILARSNRIPRARVDALLEEVGLAGAARRRIGGYSLGMRQRLGIAAALLGDPPVLLFDEPLNGLDPEGVKWVRGLFRRLAAEGRTVFVSSHLMSEMEHTADDLVVVGRGALIAAESLTAFAARGTRLSVTVGTPAAEALSALLVAEGAAVEAEDGGLLTVTGLSAARIGDLALGHRVPLHQLTTRTSSLEEAFMELTADSVEYLAGDVR